One Antarctobacter heliothermus DNA segment encodes these proteins:
- a CDS encoding BapA prefix-like domain-containing protein, with translation MADSVIQTGSEIAIRIDADRADISRFLRQGDDLVVELRNGDRIIVQGYHVPHESGSLHSLVFGDTVVTDVEIEEGGAGLGLNMEDGLALAAAGVSGLGLALSGGGDGDSDGDPTDFTDFTDPTDGTDPTDGTDPTDGTDPTDGTDPTDGTDPTDGTDPTDGTDPTDGTDPTDGTDPTDGTDPTDGTDPTDGTDPTDGTDPTDGTDPTDGTDPTDGTDPTNGTDPTDGTDPTDGTDPTDGTDPTDGTDPTDGTDPTDGTDPTDGTDPTDGTDPTDGTDPTDGTDPTDGTDPTDGTDPTDGTDPTDGTDPTDGTDPTDGTDPTDGTDPTDGTDPTDGTDPTDGTDPTDGTDPTDGTDPTDGTDPTDGTDPTDGTDPTDGTDPTDGTDPTDGTDPTDGTDPTDGTDPTDGTDPTDGTDPTDGTDPTDGTDPTDGTDPTDGTDPTDGTDPTDGTDPTDGTDPTDGTDPTDGTDPTDGTDPTDGTDPAGEQGFLDPIIGDEGLLGDLTGNDGLLGDVTGSDGLLGDLVGSDGALGDLGEDLLGQPILGDGTVSEDIGLLDGIIADEGLLGDVTGNDGLLGDITGSDGLLGDLVGNDGVLSDITGSDGLVGSLTGTGVLGDDTVTGDDGGLTDGLLGEDGLVGGLLGGDGGLLDGVIADGGLLGDVTGNDGLLGDVTGSDGLVGDLVGDDGLLADVTGSDGLVGSLTGGGLLGDGGDLTDGLLGDDGLVGGLLGDDGLVGGLLGGGDGLTDGLLGEDGLVGGLLGGEDGLTDGLLGDDGLVGGLLGGGDGLTDGLLGEDGLVGGLLGGGDGLTDGLLGEDGLVGGLLGGGDGLTDGLLGEDGLVGGLLGGEDGLTDGLLGDDGLVGGLLGGEDGLADGLLGEDGLVGGLLGGGDGLTDGLLGEDGLVGGLLGGGDGLTDGLLGEDGLVGGLLGGEDGLADGLLGEDGLVGGLLGGGDGLTDGLLGEDGLVGGLLGGGDGLTDGLLGEDGLVGGLLGGEDGLADGLLGEDGLVGGLLGGGDGLTDGLLGEDGLVGGLLGEDGLVGGLLGGGDGLTDGLLGEDGLVGGLLGGGDGLTDGLLGDEGLVGGLLGGEDGLTDGLLGDDGLVGGLVGGLLGGLSGDSSEEFS, from the coding sequence ATGGCTGACAGCGTGATCCAGACCGGGTCTGAAATTGCAATTCGAATTGATGCAGATCGGGCGGATATCTCGCGCTTTCTGCGGCAGGGAGACGATTTGGTCGTCGAATTGCGCAATGGCGACCGGATTATCGTGCAGGGATATCATGTCCCTCACGAAAGCGGTTCCCTGCACAGCCTCGTCTTTGGCGACACTGTAGTGACGGACGTTGAGATTGAAGAGGGTGGCGCGGGTCTTGGCTTGAACATGGAAGACGGACTGGCACTTGCTGCAGCGGGTGTAAGCGGTCTGGGCCTGGCTCTCAGCGGCGGTGGTGACGGTGATAGCGACGGTGACCCGACCGATTTTACTGACTTCACGGACCCGACCGATGGCACGGACCCGACCGATGGCACGGACCCGACTGACGGTACAGACCCGACTGACGGCACGGACCCGACTGACGGTACAGACCCGACCGATGGCACGGACCCGACCGATGGCACGGACCCGACCGATGGCACGGACCCGACCGATGGCACGGACCCGACCGATGGCACGGACCCGACCGATGGCACGGACCCGACCGATGGCACGGACCCGACCGATGGCACGGACCCGACCGATGGCACGGACCCGACCGACGGTACAGACCCGACCGATGGCACGGACCCGACCAACGGTACAGACCCGACCGATGGCACGGACCCGACCGACGGTACAGACCCGACCGACGGTACAGACCCGACCGATGGCACGGACCCGACCGATGGCACGGACCCGACTGACGGTACGGACCCGACTGACGGTACGGACCCGACCGATGGCACGGACCCGACTGACGGTACGGACCCGACTGACGGTACGGACCCGACTGACGGTACGGACCCGACTGACGGTACGGACCCGACCGATGGCACGGACCCGACCGACGGTACAGACCCGACCGACGGTACAGACCCGACCGATGGTACGGACCCGACTGACGGTACGGACCCGACTGACGGTACGGACCCGACTGACGGTACGGACCCGACCGATGGTACGGACCCGACCGATGGTACGGACCCGACCGACGGTACGGACCCGACTGACGGTACGGACCCGACTGACGGTACGGACCCGACCGATGGTACGGACCCGACCGATGGTACGGACCCGACTGACGGTACGGACCCGACCGACGGTACAGACCCGACTGACGGTACGGACCCGACCGACGGTACAGACCCGACCGACGGTACGGACCCGACCGACGGTACAGACCCGACCGACGGTACAGACCCGACCGACGGTACAGACCCGACCGACGGTACAGACCCGACCGACGGTACAGACCCGACCGATGGCACGGACCCGACCGATGGCACGGACCCGACTGACGGTACGGACCCGACTGACGGTACGGACCCGACCGATGGTACGGACCCGACTGACGGTACAGACCCGACTGACGGTACGGACCCTGCTGGCGAGCAAGGTTTCCTGGATCCGATCATTGGCGATGAGGGCTTGCTTGGCGACCTGACCGGCAATGACGGCCTGCTGGGAGATGTCACCGGATCCGACGGCCTGCTGGGCGATCTTGTCGGCTCGGACGGTGCGCTTGGCGACCTTGGGGAAGACCTCTTGGGTCAGCCAATACTGGGCGACGGAACTGTATCGGAAGACATCGGCCTGCTTGATGGCATCATCGCTGATGAGGGCTTGCTTGGCGATGTAACCGGCAACGACGGTCTGCTTGGCGACATCACCGGATCGGATGGTCTGCTGGGTGATCTGGTCGGCAACGACGGAGTGTTGTCCGACATTACCGGAAGCGACGGCCTTGTCGGCTCCCTGACCGGGACTGGTGTGCTAGGAGACGATACGGTCACCGGTGACGACGGCGGCCTGACCGACGGCTTGCTGGGAGAAGACGGCCTTGTGGGCGGTCTGCTCGGTGGAGACGGAGGCCTGCTCGATGGTGTGATCGCGGACGGTGGTCTGCTCGGCGATGTGACCGGCAACGATGGCTTGCTTGGAGACGTCACCGGTTCGGATGGCCTGGTCGGCGATCTGGTCGGCGATGACGGTCTGCTGGCAGATGTGACTGGCAGCGACGGGCTTGTCGGCTCTCTGACCGGAGGCGGTCTGCTGGGTGACGGAGGTGATCTGACTGACGGACTGCTGGGCGACGATGGCCTGGTCGGTGGTCTGCTGGGTGATGACGGCCTGGTTGGCGGTCTGCTCGGTGGCGGCGATGGCCTGACCGATGGTCTGCTGGGTGAGGACGGCCTGGTTGGCGGTCTGCTCGGTGGCGAGGATGGCCTGACCGATGGCTTGCTGGGTGATGACGGCCTGGTTGGCGGTCTGCTCGGCGGCGGCGATGGCCTGACCGATGGTCTGCTGGGTGAGGACGGCCTGGTTGGCGGTCTGCTCGGCGGCGGCGATGGCTTGACCGACGGTCTGCTGGGTGAGGACGGCCTTGTAGGTGGTCTGCTCGGCGGCGGCGATGGCCTGACCGACGGTCTGCTGGGTGAGGACGGCTTGGTTGGCGGTCTGCTCGGTGGCGAGGATGGCCTGACTGACGGCTTGCTGGGTGACGATGGCCTGGTTGGCGGTCTGCTCGGTGGCGAGGATGGCCTGGCCGACGGCTTGCTGGGTGAGGACGGCCTTGTAGGTGGTCTGCTCGGCGGCGGCGATGGCCTGACCGACGGTCTGCTGGGTGAGGACGGCCTTGTAGGTGGTCTGCTCGGCGGCGGCGATGGCCTGACCGACGGACTGCTGGGTGAGGACGGCCTGGTTGGCGGTCTGCTCGGTGGCGAGGATGGCCTGGCCGACGGCTTGCTGGGTGAGGACGGCCTTGTAGGTGGTCTGCTCGGCGGCGGCGATGGCCTGACCGACGGTCTGCTGGGTGAGGACGGCCTTGTAGGTGGTCTGCTCGGCGGCGGCGATGGCCTGACCGACGGACTGCTGGGTGAGGACGGCCTGGTTGGCGGTCTGCTCGGTGGCGAGGATGGCCTGGCCGACGGCTTGCTGGGTGAGGACGGCCTGGTTGGCGGTCTGCTCGGCGGCGGCGATGGCCTGACCGACGGTCTGCTGGGTGAGGACGGCCTGGTTGGCGGTCTGCTGGGTGAGGACGGCCTTGTAGGTGGTCTGCTCGGCGGCGGCGATGGCCTGACCGATGGTCTGCTGGGAGAAGACGGCCTGGTTGGCGGTCTGCTCGGCGGCGGCGATGGCCTGACCGACGGTCTGCTGGGTGACGAAGGCTTGGTTGGCGGTCTGCTCGGTGGCGAGGATGGCCTGACCGATGGCTTGCTGGGTGACGATGGCCTGGTTGGCGGTCTTGTGGGTGGCCTGCTTGGTGGCCTGTCCGGCGATAGTTCTGAGGAGTTCAGCTAA
- a CDS encoding response regulator, protein MRILAVDDSPISRDLIPMIFATSGFPPVHVAESGHMALSILSNGDEQFDCLVLDIEMPEMDGIELCARIRRLPRYRDTPIIMLTARDDADTIEAAFAAGANDYIFKRSTAKDLVGRVHVAKRMLHRNDCMVLQNMDRDHGPQARSLRSGRHKFALSDSLLVEGVERLILPFSLGNYLTQLPSEALSDVRLFGVQIEDPIRHYYDNTTPDFVDILERCAGGIRATVNTERLLMAYQGNGAFYCIARNIDPGYPPELEAGINSYLETCENASALAALQSVRVCVGTPITPNARRGQRVRLSFDRVQERMDARTKIGATIQPLQSEQETAGWR, encoded by the coding sequence ATGAGAATTCTCGCGGTAGACGACAGTCCCATTTCCCGAGACTTGATACCTATGATTTTCGCGACTTCCGGTTTCCCACCCGTTCACGTTGCCGAAAGTGGCCATATGGCCTTGTCCATCCTCAGCAACGGGGATGAGCAATTCGATTGTCTCGTTCTGGATATCGAAATGCCGGAAATGGACGGGATAGAACTGTGCGCCCGTATCCGGAGGCTGCCACGCTATCGTGACACGCCCATTATCATGCTTACGGCCCGCGACGACGCTGACACCATCGAAGCCGCCTTTGCCGCCGGAGCAAATGACTACATTTTCAAACGCTCTACCGCGAAAGACTTGGTCGGGCGCGTACACGTCGCAAAGCGGATGTTGCACCGCAATGACTGCATGGTATTGCAGAACATGGACCGCGATCACGGCCCTCAGGCCCGATCCCTCCGCTCTGGCCGCCACAAGTTCGCTCTTTCGGACAGTCTTTTGGTGGAGGGTGTCGAAAGACTGATCCTTCCGTTCTCGCTAGGTAACTACCTGACGCAGCTGCCCAGCGAGGCCTTGTCGGACGTCCGCCTCTTTGGCGTCCAGATCGAGGATCCAATCCGTCATTACTACGACAATACAACACCGGATTTTGTCGACATCCTTGAACGGTGCGCTGGCGGAATTCGGGCGACCGTAAACACCGAGCGCCTGTTGATGGCATACCAAGGGAACGGGGCTTTTTATTGCATCGCACGCAATATCGACCCGGGTTATCCGCCGGAGCTGGAAGCAGGCATAAACAGCTACCTCGAAACCTGCGAGAATGCGAGCGCACTCGCGGCGTTGCAATCCGTGAGGGTTTGCGTCGGAACGCCGATCACCCCCAATGCACGACGTGGACAACGTGTGCGCCTGTCCTTCGATCGTGTGCAAGAGCGTATGGATGCTCGGACCAAGATAGGCGCTACAATACAGCCGCTTCAATCAGAACAGGAGACTGCAGGATGGCGATAA
- a CDS encoding efflux RND transporter periplasmic adaptor subunit gives MTASLPGRVFEGIVEGFERQIDSTTRTIKVRATANNAEGLMLPGMIINVVLSRDNAPLPSVPAVALTWSRAGAPVWVVEDGKAQTVSAAIRHRANDTVWLEADLKPGQ, from the coding sequence ATGACGGCCTCCTTGCCGGGGCGCGTTTTCGAAGGGATCGTGGAGGGGTTCGAACGGCAGATCGACAGCACCACTCGCACGATCAAGGTTCGCGCTACGGCCAACAATGCAGAAGGGCTGATGCTGCCGGGCATGATTATTAACGTAGTTCTGTCGCGCGACAATGCACCGCTGCCGAGTGTGCCTGCAGTTGCCCTGACGTGGAGCCGTGCGGGCGCGCCGGTCTGGGTTGTCGAAGACGGCAAGGCCCAGACTGTCAGCGCTGCCATTCGTCATCGAGCTAACGATACTGTCTGGCTAGAGGCCGATCTGAAACCGGGCCAGTAA
- a CDS encoding NAD(P)/FAD-dependent oxidoreductase, whose translation MLDTTVTTRTQEVLDTLNAAFAAEDVDRIKAQFATDSYWRDLVAFTWNLKTAEGPDDIGAMLHSQLATVKPENFQLQDGEVPTEEGGITTAWITFETATGRGWGLMRLKDERIWTLLTALQELKGFEEPRGKRRPMGAKHGAGKNRTTWKEEREAEAASLGYDTQPYTVIIGGGQGGIALGARLRQLGVPTIVLDKHDRPGDQWRNRYKSLSLHDPVWYDHLPYLKFPDNWPVFTPKDKVGDWLEMYTKVMELNYWSRSEVTKASFDEVANEWTIEVNRDGEKVVLKPTQLVLATGMSGKAFVPEFAGMESFAGTIQHSSQHDGPDAWTGKKVVVIGSNNSAHDICAALWEHDVDVTMVQRSSTHIVRSESLMEIGLGALYSEEAVANGVTTEKADMIFASLPYRIMHEFQIPVYDQIRERDAEFYAGLEKAGFEHDWGDDGSGLFMKYLRRASGYYIDVGASQLIIDGEIKLAHGQVDHFEADAVVLADGTRLEADLVVMATGYGSMNGWAADLISQDVADKIGKVWGLGSDTTKDPGPWEGEQRNMWKPTQQQNLWMHGGNLHQSRHYSLYLALQLKARLEGLETPVYGLQEVHHLS comes from the coding sequence ATGCTCGATACCACAGTGACGACCCGCACGCAGGAGGTGCTGGACACATTGAACGCGGCATTTGCCGCTGAAGACGTGGACCGGATCAAGGCGCAGTTTGCAACCGACAGCTATTGGCGCGATCTGGTTGCCTTTACATGGAACCTCAAGACGGCCGAGGGCCCAGATGACATCGGTGCGATGCTGCACAGCCAATTGGCGACAGTCAAACCCGAAAACTTTCAGCTGCAAGACGGTGAGGTCCCCACGGAGGAGGGCGGGATCACCACAGCGTGGATCACGTTTGAAACCGCGACAGGACGCGGCTGGGGCCTGATGCGACTGAAAGACGAACGCATCTGGACGCTGCTGACAGCCTTGCAGGAACTCAAGGGGTTTGAGGAACCGCGCGGTAAACGGCGCCCGATGGGGGCGAAACACGGGGCGGGCAAAAACCGCACCACGTGGAAAGAGGAAAGAGAGGCTGAAGCCGCGAGCCTTGGCTATGACACCCAGCCCTACACCGTGATCATCGGCGGCGGGCAGGGCGGCATCGCCTTGGGCGCACGGCTGCGCCAACTCGGCGTGCCGACAATCGTTTTGGACAAGCACGACCGTCCCGGCGACCAATGGCGCAACCGCTATAAATCGCTTAGCCTGCATGACCCTGTCTGGTACGATCACCTGCCCTATCTCAAGTTTCCCGACAACTGGCCGGTTTTCACCCCCAAGGACAAGGTCGGTGATTGGCTGGAAATGTACACCAAAGTGATGGAGCTGAACTATTGGTCGCGGTCAGAAGTGACCAAAGCCAGCTTTGACGAGGTCGCCAACGAATGGACCATCGAGGTTAATCGTGACGGCGAAAAAGTGGTGTTGAAACCGACACAACTGGTGCTTGCGACCGGCATGTCGGGCAAGGCCTTTGTGCCAGAGTTCGCGGGCATGGAAAGCTTCGCCGGCACGATCCAGCATTCCTCGCAACACGACGGGCCGGATGCCTGGACCGGCAAAAAGGTGGTCGTCATTGGTTCCAACAATTCGGCGCATGATATCTGTGCCGCGCTGTGGGAACACGATGTCGATGTGACGATGGTTCAGCGGTCCTCGACCCATATCGTGCGGTCAGAATCGTTGATGGAGATCGGGCTTGGTGCGCTGTATTCCGAGGAAGCGGTGGCCAATGGTGTGACCACGGAAAAGGCGGATATGATCTTTGCCTCTTTGCCCTACCGCATCATGCATGAATTCCAGATCCCCGTATACGACCAGATCCGCGAGCGCGACGCAGAGTTCTACGCCGGACTGGAAAAAGCCGGGTTTGAGCATGACTGGGGCGACGATGGTTCGGGCTTGTTCATGAAATACCTGCGTCGGGCGTCGGGATACTACATCGACGTCGGCGCAAGCCAGTTGATCATTGATGGCGAGATAAAGTTGGCTCATGGACAGGTCGATCACTTCGAGGCGGATGCTGTCGTTCTTGCAGATGGCACCCGGTTGGAAGCTGATCTGGTGGTGATGGCAACGGGCTACGGATCAATGAACGGGTGGGCCGCCGACCTCATCAGTCAGGACGTCGCGGACAAGATTGGCAAGGTTTGGGGGCTGGGATCGGACACCACCAAAGACCCCGGTCCTTGGGAAGGTGAACAGCGCAACATGTGGAAACCGACTCAGCAGCAGAACCTATGGATGCACGGCGGCAACCTGCACCAATCGCGGCATTATTCGTTATATTTGGCCTTGCAATTGAAAGCGCGGCTAGAGGGGCTGGAAACGCCGGTCTACGGTCTACAAGAGGTGCATCATTTAAGCTGA
- a CDS encoding sigma-54-dependent Fis family transcriptional regulator, producing MITRHHVEEIERVLEGRTTGRDRQVADSWKRCVEIYGLDPARTDPAHIVTETELKEHRMQAERLISSARSGLQNLFRQVARQNYTVLLTDAKGVCVDFFGDPEFERELRTSGLFMGAHWAEDLTGTSAAGACIVTGEPVTIHQDDHFGNAHTALSCTAAPIYDSMGQLAAVLDISLLQSPSPKSSQNLAMSLVTASARRVEMANLMAQSRRDWVLRLSASPEFLDVDPEAALTLDGSGRIIGFTRAADMLFRGETGSLLGQRIDSILDLSVDDLPDLMRDRPTEDRVVNIREGGALFGHAIAPKAPRSPGPLTGRQRQSGGALGGLAGPDPVMQRLLKQAERLALTDVPLLLTGETGTGKTRLARAIHVAAGPDRRLVTVECAAQTAGRLIETLGPSGPTLATVLLRRIEDLPPDAQALLPSLLDERPGLRTVATSCVDLGQMIRDGSFHKPLFYRLSGAPLALPPLRKRQDLGWLVDRLLRRRAPDDLRLSPAARADLTGRVWPGNLHELERVLDAAIALRDGDVIDLPDLPPPATDVSAPTGGDSLEEVLNACGWNMAQAARRLGVNRSTVLRRMRRAGLIAPA from the coding sequence ATGATAACACGTCATCACGTCGAGGAAATAGAACGCGTTCTGGAAGGGCGCACCACGGGACGCGACCGTCAGGTTGCTGACTCGTGGAAGCGATGCGTCGAGATCTATGGCTTGGACCCAGCGCGGACGGATCCGGCGCATATCGTTACCGAAACCGAACTCAAAGAGCACCGCATGCAGGCGGAGCGACTGATTTCCTCTGCACGATCCGGGTTGCAAAACCTGTTCCGACAGGTGGCCCGTCAAAACTACACCGTGCTTCTGACCGATGCCAAAGGCGTCTGTGTCGACTTCTTCGGCGATCCCGAATTTGAGCGAGAACTGCGCACCTCCGGGCTGTTTATGGGCGCGCATTGGGCCGAGGATCTGACCGGAACCTCTGCCGCCGGGGCCTGTATCGTCACCGGAGAGCCCGTGACCATTCATCAGGATGACCATTTCGGCAACGCCCATACGGCCCTGTCCTGCACAGCTGCCCCGATCTATGACAGTATGGGCCAACTAGCGGCCGTGCTGGACATTTCACTGCTGCAATCCCCCTCTCCAAAGTCCAGCCAGAACCTTGCGATGAGCCTGGTGACCGCCTCGGCCCGTCGGGTCGAAATGGCCAACCTGATGGCGCAAAGTCGGCGGGACTGGGTGCTGCGCTTGTCTGCCAGCCCTGAATTTCTGGATGTCGACCCCGAGGCCGCGCTGACACTGGATGGATCGGGGCGGATCATCGGGTTTACCCGTGCCGCCGACATGCTGTTCAGGGGCGAAACCGGCTCTTTGCTGGGACAGAGGATCGATTCCATTCTGGATCTTTCGGTCGACGATCTGCCCGATCTAATGCGGGACCGTCCGACCGAAGACCGAGTGGTCAATATCCGCGAGGGTGGCGCGCTGTTCGGTCATGCCATCGCGCCCAAAGCGCCCAGATCGCCGGGGCCTCTGACCGGGCGACAACGCCAGAGCGGGGGCGCACTGGGCGGTCTGGCGGGCCCAGATCCAGTGATGCAGCGTCTGTTGAAACAGGCTGAACGACTGGCGTTGACGGATGTGCCCCTACTGCTGACCGGAGAAACCGGAACCGGCAAGACAAGGCTGGCGCGCGCGATCCACGTCGCAGCCGGCCCGGACCGCCGCTTGGTGACCGTCGAATGCGCGGCGCAAACCGCTGGCCGTCTGATCGAAACACTGGGGCCGTCGGGCCCGACCCTTGCCACAGTACTTCTGCGCCGCATCGAAGACCTGCCCCCAGATGCGCAAGCATTGTTGCCGTCACTTCTGGACGAGCGACCCGGTTTGCGCACGGTTGCCACGTCCTGCGTTGATTTGGGGCAAATGATCCGCGACGGCTCTTTTCACAAACCGCTGTTCTATCGCCTGTCTGGTGCTCCACTTGCCTTGCCTCCGCTGCGAAAACGGCAGGATCTGGGATGGTTGGTCGACCGACTTCTGCGCCGCCGCGCTCCTGATGACCTGCGCCTGTCACCCGCTGCGCGGGCTGATCTGACCGGTCGCGTCTGGCCCGGCAACCTGCATGAGCTGGAACGCGTTCTGGATGCCGCCATCGCCCTGCGGGACGGCGATGTGATCGACCTACCCGATTTACCGCCTCCGGCCACGGATGTCAGCGCGCCCACCGGCGGCGACTCTCTGGAGGAGGTGCTGAATGCTTGCGGATGGAACATGGCGCAGGCTGCCCGGCGACTGGGTGTCAATCGGTCAACCGTGTTGCGCCGAATGCGCCGCGCCGGTCTGATCGCACCTGCCTGA
- a CDS encoding ArsR/SmtB family transcription factor has translation MEKMDAISSLAALAHDMRIDVFRLLIRAGADGVAAGQIAKTLQIRPNTLSNNLTILSAAGLVTSQREGRSVRYFANMDGMRTLLSFLMEDCCGGRAELCQPVLDQIACPSTANCKIRPRETEI, from the coding sequence ATGGAAAAGATGGACGCAATCTCTAGCCTCGCCGCACTTGCCCACGACATGCGGATTGATGTTTTCCGCCTGTTGATCCGGGCCGGGGCCGACGGTGTCGCCGCCGGTCAAATTGCCAAGACGTTGCAAATTCGCCCGAACACGCTGTCCAACAACCTCACTATCCTGTCTGCAGCGGGCCTTGTCACCTCACAGCGCGAAGGCCGATCGGTCCGGTATTTTGCCAATATGGACGGGATGCGCACGTTGCTGTCCTTTTTGATGGAGGATTGCTGCGGCGGGCGGGCGGAACTGTGCCAACCCGTCCTTGACCAGATCGCTTGCCCATCCACCGCTAACTGCAAGATACGACCCAGGGAAACCGAAATATGA
- the arsB gene encoding ACR3 family arsenite efflux transporter, producing the protein MTDTTPSDSALGTFERYLTLWVALAMIAGLAIGTLAPGLVQAIAAAEVANINLVVAVLIWAMVYPMMVGVDFGAVAGVARQPRGLIVTLVVNWLIKPFTMALLAVLFFNYVFAPWIAPEDAAQYTAGLILLGAAPCTAMVFVWSQLTRGDATYTLVQVSVNDLIMVVAFAPIVAFLLGVTEISVPWETLVLATVLYVVLPLVAGLLTRRALGSPKAIEAFTARVKPWSVVGLIATVAILFGLQGEVILSRPLVIALIAVPIVIQSYGIFALAYGAAYALKVPHKIAAPCAMIGTSNFFELAVAVAISLFGLNSGAALATVVGVLVEVPVMLSLVYFANRTRARFA; encoded by the coding sequence ATGACTGATACGACCCCCTCTGACAGTGCCCTTGGTACCTTTGAACGCTATCTGACCTTGTGGGTCGCGCTGGCCATGATCGCCGGGTTGGCGATCGGCACGCTGGCCCCCGGGTTGGTGCAGGCTATTGCGGCGGCCGAGGTCGCCAACATCAACTTGGTCGTCGCTGTGCTGATCTGGGCGATGGTTTACCCGATGATGGTGGGCGTGGATTTCGGTGCCGTGGCGGGCGTTGCCCGACAACCGCGCGGCTTGATCGTGACACTGGTGGTCAATTGGCTGATCAAGCCCTTCACCATGGCGCTGCTGGCGGTTCTGTTCTTTAACTACGTCTTTGCGCCATGGATCGCGCCCGAGGACGCCGCCCAATACACAGCCGGGTTGATCCTGTTGGGGGCGGCCCCCTGCACGGCGATGGTCTTTGTCTGGTCGCAACTGACGCGCGGGGACGCCACCTATACGCTGGTGCAGGTATCTGTGAACGATCTGATCATGGTTGTCGCCTTTGCGCCCATCGTGGCCTTTCTACTGGGCGTGACAGAGATATCAGTGCCGTGGGAAACACTGGTTCTGGCGACGGTGCTTTACGTTGTACTGCCGCTGGTCGCAGGTTTGCTGACACGGCGGGCGCTGGGCAGCCCGAAGGCGATTGAAGCGTTCACCGCGCGGGTCAAACCGTGGTCCGTGGTCGGCCTGATTGCAACCGTCGCCATCCTGTTCGGTCTGCAAGGCGAGGTGATCCTATCGCGCCCATTGGTGATTGCCCTGATCGCTGTGCCAATCGTTATCCAAAGCTATGGCATTTTTGCGCTGGCCTATGGCGCGGCCTACGCGCTGAAGGTGCCGCACAAGATCGCTGCCCCCTGCGCAATGATCGGCACCTCCAACTTTTTCGAACTGGCCGTAGCCGTCGCGATCAGCCTGTTCGGCCTCAACTCTGGTGCGGCGCTGGCCACTGTTGTCGGCGTGCTGGTCGAGGTGCCGGTGATGTTGTCACTTGTCTATTTCGCCAACCGCACGCGCGCCCGTTTCGCCTGA
- the arsH gene encoding arsenical resistance protein ArsH, whose product MNDMPQLNDDSVLPITVETLFPKTPSTHAPRILILYGSLRERSYARLSAEEAARILTRFGAEVRVFDPRGLPQVDTEEPDHPKVAELRELVTWSEGMVWSSPERHGAMTGLMKSQIDWIPLSMGGVRPTQGKTLAVMQVCGGSQSFNTVNQLRILGRWMRLLTIPNQSSIARAWDEFDDAGRMKPSPFYNRIVDVMEELVKFTLLTRDIRDHLVDRYSERVESRAELSKRVNQAQAVGS is encoded by the coding sequence ATGAATGATATGCCCCAACTGAACGACGATAGCGTTTTGCCAATCACGGTCGAGACTTTGTTTCCCAAGACGCCCAGCACCCATGCGCCGCGCATCCTGATCCTGTACGGATCGCTGCGCGAGCGCAGTTATGCCCGCCTTAGCGCTGAAGAGGCCGCGCGCATCCTAACCCGCTTTGGTGCAGAGGTGCGCGTCTTTGACCCGCGCGGACTGCCGCAGGTCGATACAGAAGAGCCAGATCACCCCAAGGTCGCTGAGTTGCGCGAACTCGTCACATGGTCTGAGGGCATGGTGTGGTCTTCTCCTGAACGGCATGGCGCGATGACCGGGCTGATGAAATCGCAGATTGACTGGATTCCGCTGTCGATGGGCGGCGTGCGTCCAACACAAGGCAAGACACTAGCCGTGATGCAGGTCTGCGGCGGTAGCCAAAGTTTCAATACCGTCAACCAGTTGCGCATCCTTGGCCGTTGGATGCGCTTGCTGACTATTCCGAACCAATCGTCGATTGCGCGGGCATGGGATGAGTTTGATGATGCGGGCCGGATGAAGCCCTCGCCTTTTTACAACCGGATCGTCGATGTGATGGAGGAACTGGTCAAGTTCACCCTGCTCACGCGCGATATCCGCGACCATCTGGTTGATCGCTATTCGGAACGGGTCGAAAGCCGGGCCGAATTGTCAAAGCGGGTCAATCAGGCTCAGGCGGTCGGCAGCTAA